One Plasmodium vinckei vinckei genome assembly, chromosome: PVVCY_09 genomic region harbors:
- a CDS encoding subtilisin-like protease 2, putative, producing MLRAFYVLSLILIEFILHKGQYNKHICSTNLKKYDFVDKEHRILVSDIEDSEKHIEDIKDTYEPIFSIYEISAEFHRKKYIANKKKNQKNGSDKSIEKKKNSEGDERSQLNQKDGINFLELSDRHPDVGNYEHDEDYGLDEYYDYGEYDDDDEHDDLVENDRDILTRGKMYGQEEQNKNINTIPGNKNNNTKVDGKKNDISLKDKIRHNEQDNASLKNKGENVSETIKTYKFDHYKIITNSENILNDIKVDASDISKLSINSLNIEYNEKNKAEYTHQRHITLSNEGNRRYKVFLMTKNPKFTKTNDIAEHGMNFLQTKAVENEDERENEEDYLNENLYNGFGTLDFENSYSKTKKKINTGHASGVNDKISNHQNIEKSDSHEKEKHNYGFIEKARSFFSFLSVSNSNKDDNIESGKKNEESNNADSKTQLNEKTNDTTKKDNLNEFLSIDKLTDQYLLNLKNKNMKKQELILIFQGDLDLHSKEMKTVIHEANVKLINYLNTHFKDIKDINYDVSSPINFVCFFIPTVFDIKNLNILKEALNILHNELKDYIDNWNFSNTYIAFDSNYEYEDIKKEDIDNIMNKLNEHGEKYIKKPKKLYNVKYSFLRKIWGLGSIISLYKGRSKKDSDMEERILNTLPKELKEYSTWNLSFIRAFNAWLLSGYGNKNVKICVIDSGIDKNHIDLESNVYIPQYSDKYEMTSDFFDFMVQNPSDSSGHGTHVSGIVGASANSLGMVGVAPNIKLMSLRFIDGDNYGGSFHVIKAINVCILNKSPIINASWGSRNYDTNMYLALQRLKYTFKGKGTVVIAAAGNENKNNDLYPIYPASYKLENIYSVGAINKFLQISPFSNYGAKSVHILAPGHHIYSTTPMNTYKMNTGTSMAAPHVSGVAGLIYSVCHNQGFIPEAKEVLEIITRTSIKIVPREKKTMHNSLVNAEAAVLTTLLGGLWMQMDCHFAKFYLNKDKKKSIPVVFSAYKDGMYEADIIIGIQPADTNTKEYGEIVIPIKILTNPKLKNFVASPRIGKKIHIDENDLNNDDILSYICENALYNLYEHDNSFLISSLILFFLGIILIVLVSIVFFFKHHQNKYRDVGKYMNQKMVDRAYDIKYNFNDASTGGIKKSTSLDGNITNHRDTQRYTIVQNEDNMYVLKKKSSIQSKYERRNELTKRPLIKRPTTKHVDKSINFNNMESLYETQCNLSE from the exons atgtTGAGAGCATTTTATGTTCTATCTTTAATACTAATTGAATTTATACTGCATAAGGGCCAGTATAATAAGCATATTTGTTCAacaaatttgaaaaagtaTGATTTTGTTGATAAGGAACATCGAATTTTGGTAAGTGATATCGAAGATAGTGAAAAACACATTGAAGATATAAAAGACACCTATGAACCTATATTTAGCATTTATGAAATATCTGCAGAATTTcacagaaaaaaatatatagcgaataaaaaaaaaaatcaaaaaaatggatcTGACAAAagtatagaaaaaaaaaaaaattctgaAGGCGATGAAAGAAGTCAATTAAATCAAAAAGATGGAATAAACTTTCTCGAATTATCTGATAGACATCCTGATGTAGGGAATTATGAACACGATGAGGATTATGGGCTTGATGAATATTATGACTATGGTGAGTATGATGATGATGACGAGCATGATGATTTGGTAGAAAACGATAGAGACATTTTAACAAGGGGGAAAATGTATGGACAAgaagaacaaaataaaaatataaacacaATTCCAGGTAATAAGAATAATAACACAAAAGTAGAtggcaaaaaaaatgatataagtctaaaagataaaattaGACATAATGAACAAGATAATGCCagtttaaaaaacaaaggGGAAAATGTAAGTGAAActataaaaacatataaatttgaccattataaaattataacaaattctgaaaatatattaaatgatataaaagtaGACGCATCAGATATTTCAAAGCTAAGTATAAATAgtttaaatatagaatataatgaaaaaaataaagccGAATACACACATCAAAGGCATATAACATTAAGTAATGAAGGAAATAGACGATATAAAGTATTTTTAATGACAAAAAATCCAAAGTTtacaaaaacaaatgatATTGCAGAACATGGAATGAATTTTCTCCAAACAAAAGCCGTAGAGAATGAAGATGAAAGAGAAAACGAGGAAGATTATTTGAATgaaaatttgtataatgGATTTGGGACTCTtgattttgaaaatagttattcaaaaacaaaaaaaaaaataaacactGGACATGCAAGTGGAgttaatgataaaattagTAACCATCAAAACATTGAAAAAAGTGATTCtcatgaaaaagaaaaacataattatgGATTTATAGAAAAGGCACGCAGTTTTTTTAGCTTTTTATCCGTCTCAAATAGCAATAAAGATGATAATATTGAGAGTGGGAAAAAAAACGAGGAAAGCAACAATGCCGATTCTAAAACTCAATTAAATGAGAAAACTAATGATACGACCAAAAaagataatttaaatgaatttttGAGTATAGACAAACTTACAGatcaatatttattaaacttaaagaataaaaatatgaaaaaacaagaattgatattaatttttcaagGTGATTTAGATTTGCATTCGAAGGAAATGAAAACAGTTATACATGAAGCTAATGTTAAACTCATAAACTATTTAAATACGCATTTTAAAGACATTAAGGATATAAACTATGATGTATCGTCTCCAATAAACTTtgtgtgtttttttattcctacagtttttgatattaaaaatttaaatatattaaaagaggcattaaatatattgcaTAATGAGCTCAAGGATTATATCGATAATTggaatttttcaaatactTATATAGCATTTGATAGCAATTATGAATATgaggatataaaaaaagaagatatagacaatataatgaataagTTAAATGAACACggagaaaaatatattaaaaagcccaaaaaattatataatgtaaaatattcatttttaagaaaaatatgggGCCTAGGATCAATTATCTCTTTATATAAAGGTCGAAGTAAAAAAGATTCTGACATGGAAGAAAGAATTTTGAACACTTTACCAAAAGAATTGAAAGAGTATTCAACTTGgaatttatcttttataaGAGCATTTAATGCTTGGCTTTTGTCTGgatatggaaataaaaatgtaaagatATGTGTTATAGATTCGGGGATTGACAAAAATCATATAGATTTGGAAAGTAATGTGTATATACCCCAATATTCagataaatatgaaatgaCAAgtgatttttttgattttatgGTTCAAAATCCATCAGATTCATCAGGGCATGGTACACATGTTTCTGGAATAGTAGGCGCTTCGGCAAATTCTTTAGGTATGGTTGGTGTTGCTCCTAATATCAAATTGATGTCTTTACGTTTTATTGATGGAGATAACTATGGAGGTAGTTTCCATGTAATTAAAGCTATAAATGTTTGTATATTAAACAAATCGCCAATTATTAATGCTAGTTGGGGTTCTAGAAATTATGATACTAATATGTACTTAGCTCTTCAAAGATTAAAATATACCTTTAAAGGGAAAGGAACAGTTGTAATAGCTGCAGCaggaaatgaaaataaaaacaacgATCTCTATCCTATATATCCTGCTAGCTACAAACTTGAAAACATTTATAG tgTTGGTGCTATCAATAAATTCTTACAAATTTCACCATTTTCGAATTATGGAGCTAAAAGTGTGCACATTCTTGCACCAGGACATCACATATATTCCACGACGCCTATGAACACATACAAAATGAATACAGGTACATCTATGGCAGCTCCTCATGTATCTGGAGTAGCTGGATTGATATATTCGGTATGCCATAACCAAGGATTTATACCTGAAGCTAAAGAAGttttagaaataataacaagaacatctataaaaattgtacctagagaaaaaaaaacaatgcATAATAGTTTAGTAAATGCAGAAGCAGCAGTATTAACTACATTATTGGGAGGCTTATGGATGCAAATGGATTGCCATTTTGCtaagttttatttaaataaagacaaaaaaaaaagtattccTGTTGTATTTTCAGCATATAAAGATGGCATGTACGAAGCAGATATAATTATAGGAATTCAACCTGCAGATACTAATACAAAAGAATATGGAGAAATTGTGATTcctattaaaatattaacaaatccaaaattaaaaaattttgttgCATCACCAAgaattggaaaaaaaatacacattgatgaaaatgacttaaataatgatgatatattatcatatatttgtgaaaatgctttatataatttatatgagCATGACAAcagttttttaatttcatcattaatattattctttCTAGGAATTATACTAATCGTTTTAGTATCGattgtgtttttttttaaacatcatcaaaataaatatcgcGATGTcggaaaatatatgaatcaAAAAATGGTAGATAGGGcatatgatataaaatataattttaatgacGCGAGCACTGGTGgtattaaaaaatcgaCGTCATTGGATGGAAATATAACCAATCACCGAGATACTCAAAGATATACTATTGTTCAAAATGAAGATAATATGTATgtgctaaaaaaaaaaagttctATTCAATCAAAATATGAAAGACGTAATGAATTAACAAAACGCCCACTTATAAAACGTCCAACTACAAAGCATGTAGATAAAAGCATAAATTTCAACAATATGGAGTCATTATACGAAACACAATGCAATTTATCGGAATAG
- a CDS encoding mitochondrial ribosomal protein S9 precursor, putative, which produces MSMLYVGQIGKTLLKLDKGKYMYNLHRWVNTSSSKNELNKKRKNDYILSLDEALYLSKEMGIKTTTEMQRIIMRSPPFSNDKSPFVIDNFFENVRKDKDDDEIDEIDKKIKELELESDKKKENEEETEEILNYKYNDEAKKMNNNVIDNFFLENFNKKRIKTFIHNNLEWLEESEGIGTNKRSCAYVYLKRGSGIIKINNEEDLYIRWPYFYNRMDVLEPFYLTNTACVYDVFIKLKGGGISGQSKAARLAIGRALLNACPLIHDELNQHDILYEDMRQKFPKMPGRKKSRAMKQWSKR; this is translated from the coding sequence ATGAGTATGTTGTATGTAGGGCAAATTGGAAAAACACTATTAAAACTGGATAAgggaaaatatatgtacaatTTGCATAGGTGGGTAAATACTTCTTCCTccaaaaatgaattaaataaaaaacgaaagaatgattatatattatctttAGACGAagcattatatttatctaaAGAAATGGGTATTAAAACAACTACTGAAATGCAAAGAATAATTATGAGATCTCCACCATTTTCTAATGACAAAAGTCCGTTTGTTATTGATAacttttttgaaaatgtgAGAAAAGATAAAGATGACGATGAGATTGAtgaaattgataaaaaaatcaagGAGTTAGAACTCGAAtcagataaaaaaaaagaaaatgaagaagaaacagaagaaattttaaattataaatacaatGACGAAgccaaaaaaatgaataataatgttatagataatttttttcttgaaaattttaataaaaaaaggataaagacttttattcataataaTCTTGAATGGTTAGAAGAATCAGAAGGTATAGGAACAAACAAAAGATCATGTGCCtatgtttatttaaaaagagGTAGTggtattataaaaataaataatgaagaagatttatatattcgATGGCCTTATTTTTACAACAGAATGGATGTATTAGaaccattttatttaacaaACACAGCATGTGTTTATgatgtatttataaaattaaaaggaGGTGGAATTAGTGGTCAATCAAAAGCCGCTAGGCTAGCAATTGGAAGAGCATTACTAAATGCATGCCCCCTTATCCACGATGAATTAAACCAAcatgatattttatatgaagaTATGCGCCAAAAATTCCCCAAAATGCCAGGACGAAAAAAATCAAGGGCAATGAAACAGTGGTCAAAAAGATAA
- a CDS encoding apical exonemal protein, putative yields MDKSYIIQNKINYDEIWKKEINEDKDNSNPDEEETYIPHHNILDYTLLYKKYKEKNNIKYYNKLPVNAYRYPLKYKDGCFDTLKRELINDQIDNDEYNYSNVDYTKHKEGKFMNNYEGNLKISLQKNSFDETVASDNTQDDNANELDRNKKKSLREKIYDGEVMFYDDYIEQLAAKDYERFFRKPYEVKKIDEGGKYYFYGKKLIMDKNEDIYRKYNNYNDEYFINKLQLYETKKKKDKKNLEDKKKEKQKQNQEKILELECQKLDYTDRKFIQEIQIENKSKNLNIYKFYKNNKTIFEKKIPDIIKKELLYGHIPDIILPANVRKTKHPQNCTVPLSSLYAYAQYIDDMFKCPYIYTAIDAELTKYWKTSENDIINTIKSEKIKKSYKEDIYAVNKEQLAKYSKFNKLYDNNKHTNIQDIISSFNFKLQKKERKTETVSNGRYVI; encoded by the coding sequence atggataaatcttatattatacaaaataaaataaattatgatgAAATATGGAAGAAAGAAATTAATGAAGATAAAGACAATAGCAATCCTGATGAGGAAGAAACTTATATTCCTCATCATAACATTTTAGATTacacattattatataaaaaatataaagaaaaaaacaatattaaatattataataaattaccAGTAAATGCTTATAGATATCCACTAAAATATAAGGATGGATGTTTTGATACTTTAAAAAgagaattaataaatgatcAAATCGACAACgatgaatataattattcaaaTGTTGATTATACAAAACACAAAGAAGGAAAATTTatgaataattatgaaggaaatttgaaaatttcactccaaaaaaattcattcGATGAAACAGTTGCCAGTGATAATACTCAAGATGATAATGCAAACGAGCTAGacagaaataaaaaaaagtcaTTACGAGAAAAGATATACGACGGAGAAGTTATGTTTTATGATGATTATATAGAGCAATTAGCCGCCAAAGATTATGAACGATTTTTTAGGAAACCATAtgaagttaaaaaaatcgaTGAAGGGggtaaatattatttttatggaaaaaaattgattatggataaaaatgaagatatCTATAGAaagtataataattataatgatgaatattttattaacaaattGCAATTGtatgaaacaaaaaagaagaaagacaaaaaaaatttggaagataagaaaaaagaaaaacaaaaacaaaatcaAGAGAAAATATTAGAATTGGAATGTCAAAAATTAGATTATACAGATCGAAAGTTTATACAAGAAATACAAATTGagaataaatcaaaaaatttaaatatatataaattttataaaaataataaaaccatatttgaaaaaaaaattccagacataataaaaaaagaattgtTATATGGGCACATTCCGGACATTATTTTACCAGCTAATGTCAGAAAAACTAAACACCCTCAAAATTGTACAGTTCCTTTAAGTagtttatatgcatatgcacAATACATTGATGATATGTTTAAATGcccatatatttatactgCTATAGATGCtgaattaacaaaatattgGAAAACTAGTGAAAATGACATTATAAATACTATTAAatcagaaaaaataaaaaaatcttATAAGGAAGATATATATGCTGTAAACAAAGAGCAATTAGCAAAATATAGTAAGTTTAACAAACTATATGATAATAACAAACATACAAATATTCAAGATATAATCTCAAGTTTTAATTtcaaattacaaaaaaaagaacgGAAAACTGAAACAGTTTCCAATGGAAGATATGTTATATAA